From Alcanivorax sp. REN37, one genomic window encodes:
- the thiS gene encoding sulfur carrier protein ThiS: MKLLVNGQTLQCEGRTIAELLQQLSLSGRRLAVEVNQQIVPKSEHAGYALAEGDVVEIVHAIGGG, from the coding sequence GTGAAGTTGCTCGTGAATGGACAAACCCTGCAGTGCGAGGGCCGCACCATTGCGGAGTTGCTTCAGCAGTTGTCGCTGAGCGGCCGCCGGTTGGCGGTGGAAGTGAACCAACAGATCGTCCCCAAGAGTGAACATGCCGGGTATGCCCTGGCCGAGGGCGATGTGGTGGAGATCGTGCACGCCATTGG
- a CDS encoding DUF423 domain-containing protein: protein MLMVFAALNGALAVALGAFGAHGLRNQVEASLIPVWETAAHYHLVHSVALLGVALLARVLHSSAAIQAGWLMAAGMLVFSGSLYLLVLSGQRMLGAITPLGGVALILGWLWLAWALYKAA from the coding sequence ATGCTGATGGTATTTGCAGCACTCAATGGTGCCTTGGCGGTAGCGCTGGGTGCGTTCGGCGCCCACGGGCTGCGCAACCAAGTGGAAGCGAGCTTGATCCCGGTATGGGAAACCGCCGCCCATTACCACCTGGTGCATTCGGTGGCGCTGCTGGGCGTAGCATTGCTGGCGCGGGTGCTGCACAGCAGCGCCGCCATCCAAGCCGGTTGGTTGATGGCTGCCGGCATGCTGGTGTTCAGCGGTAGCCTGTATCTTCTGGTGCTCAGCGGCCAACGTATGCTGGGTGCCATCACGCCGCTGGGTGGCGTGGCCTTGATCCTGGGTTGGCTGTGGCTGGCCTGGGCACTCTATAAAGCAGCCTGA